In Clostridiisalibacter paucivorans DSM 22131, one DNA window encodes the following:
- a CDS encoding type I restriction-modification system subunit M, which yields MLTGEIKNKVDKIWETFWTGGITNPLTVIEQFTYLIFIKSLDDKQMQSEKEASILGVKPKIIFDKNHEDLRWHNFKEFEAERMYDTVANKVFPFIKSLNGNSGSSFAKYMGDAIFVIPTPIMLQKIVTGIDGLVLEGDVKGDLYEYLLSKLSTSGTNGQFRTPRHIIKMMVELVKPTPSDIIIDPACGTSGFLIGASEYLKNNHGDLFNSEELKHHYQNTMFHGNDMDSTMLRIGTMNMVLHDVENPQISYRDSLSKGNTDRERYTLVLANPPFKGSLDAESVAEDLLRISNTKRTEILFLSLMLRILKNGGRCAVIVPDGVLFGSTKAHKSIREKIVEKNKLEAVISMPSGVFKPYAGVSTAILIFTKTSIGGTDNVWFYDMEADGYSLDDKREKIENSDIEDIIKRYHNIENENTRERTEKSFLVPKLEIAENNYDLSINRYKEIEYEEIEYEAPEKIIEKIRELEKEVYVGLDKIEKLVK from the coding sequence ATGCTAACAGGAGAAATTAAAAATAAAGTAGATAAGATTTGGGAAACCTTTTGGACAGGGGGAATTACCAATCCATTAACAGTAATAGAACAGTTTACATATTTAATATTTATAAAATCATTAGATGATAAACAAATGCAAAGTGAAAAGGAAGCGAGTATACTAGGAGTAAAACCCAAAATTATATTTGATAAAAATCATGAAGATTTAAGATGGCACAATTTCAAGGAATTTGAAGCTGAGAGAATGTATGATACTGTAGCCAATAAAGTTTTTCCATTTATAAAAAGCCTAAATGGAAATTCAGGTTCATCCTTTGCCAAATATATGGGAGATGCAATATTTGTTATACCAACGCCTATAATGTTACAAAAAATCGTAACTGGAATAGATGGTTTAGTGTTGGAAGGAGATGTAAAGGGAGATCTTTATGAATATCTATTATCTAAACTTTCTACATCAGGAACTAATGGTCAATTTAGAACACCTAGACATATAATAAAAATGATGGTTGAACTGGTTAAGCCAACACCATCAGATATAATAATTGACCCTGCTTGTGGTACTTCGGGATTTTTGATAGGGGCTAGTGAATATCTAAAAAATAACCATGGTGATTTATTTAATTCTGAAGAATTAAAACACCATTATCAAAATACAATGTTTCATGGGAATGATATGGATAGTACAATGCTTAGAATAGGTACTATGAATATGGTATTACATGATGTAGAAAATCCTCAAATTTCCTATAGAGACTCCCTTTCTAAAGGGAATACAGATAGAGAAAGGTATACATTAGTATTAGCCAATCCACCTTTTAAAGGATCACTAGATGCAGAATCAGTAGCAGAAGATTTGCTTAGGATTTCTAATACTAAAAGAACAGAAATATTATTTTTATCATTGATGCTTAGAATACTTAAAAATGGTGGTAGATGTGCAGTTATAGTTCCAGATGGAGTACTGTTCGGAAGCACAAAAGCCCATAAATCTATAAGAGAAAAAATAGTGGAAAAGAATAAATTAGAAGCAGTTATATCTATGCCAAGTGGAGTATTTAAGCCCTATGCAGGAGTAAGTACAGCCATACTCATATTTACAAAAACAAGTATAGGTGGAACAGATAATGTATGGTTCTATGATATGGAAGCAGATGGCTATAGCTTAGATGATAAGAGAGAGAAGATAGAAAATAGTGATATTGAAGATATTATAAAGAGATATCATAATATAGAAAATGAAAATACGAGAGAAAGAACAGAAAAATCTTTCCTAGTACCAAAACTAGAAATAGCAGAAAATAATTATGATTTATCCATAAATAGATATAAAGAAATAGAATATGAAGAAATAGAATATGAAGCACCAGAAAAGATAATAGAAAAGATAAGAGAATTAGAAAAAGAAGTATATGTTGGATTAGATAAGATAGAGAAGTTGGTGAAGTAG
- a CDS encoding restriction endonuclease subunit S, which translates to MKWKSIKLEDLICKPISGEWGKQITNKQDENIVKVIRTANFTNKGVVDYEDIVLRNIDTKKVKQKKLLYGDILVEKSGGTDKYPVGRVVFYDKNDEIYLSNNFTTIFRVKKDKIYNRFLFYYLFYNYNRGGMIKYYNKTTGIQNLKVNHLIKELQIPVPPLNIQKQIVEILDEAQKLIDNRKKEIKLFDDLIESIFYDMFGDPVKNDKGWEVRKLGDSTEIITGNTPSRKNQENYGNYIEWIKSDNINTPYMYLTEAEEYLSEKGKEIGRTADNGSILMTCIAGSIKCIGNVAIADRKVAFNQQINAIIPLKYKLYFLYVLFITTKEYIQNNSTSSMKGMISKGNLSKLEFIIPPLQLQNQFAEKVQTIEKQKALLEESLKLMEDNYKSLMQRAFKGELF; encoded by the coding sequence ATGAAATGGAAAAGTATAAAACTTGAAGACTTAATATGCAAGCCGATTTCAGGCGAATGGGGAAAACAAATAACTAATAAACAAGATGAAAATATAGTAAAAGTGATAAGAACCGCAAACTTTACAAATAAAGGGGTCGTAGATTATGAGGACATTGTTCTAAGAAATATTGATACTAAAAAGGTAAAGCAAAAAAAACTTTTATATGGAGATATTTTAGTAGAAAAATCGGGAGGAACTGATAAGTATCCAGTAGGAAGAGTAGTTTTTTATGACAAAAATGATGAGATTTATTTAAGTAATAATTTTACTACTATTTTTAGAGTAAAGAAAGATAAAATTTACAATAGATTTTTATTTTATTATTTATTTTATAATTATAATCGTGGTGGAATGATTAAATATTATAATAAAACAACAGGAATACAAAATTTAAAAGTTAATCATTTAATAAAAGAATTACAAATTCCAGTTCCACCACTGAACATACAAAAACAAATTGTAGAAATATTAGATGAAGCACAAAAATTAATAGACAATAGAAAAAAGGAGATAAAACTTTTCGATGATTTAATAGAATCTATATTCTACGATATGTTTGGAGACCCAGTTAAGAATGATAAGGGATGGGAAGTCAGGAAATTGGGAGATAGTACTGAAATAATAACTGGAAATACTCCCTCTAGAAAAAATCAAGAAAATTATGGAAATTATATAGAATGGATAAAATCTGACAATATAAATACACCATATATGTATTTAACTGAGGCAGAAGAGTATCTATCAGAAAAAGGAAAAGAAATAGGAAGAACGGCAGATAATGGTAGTATTTTGATGACATGTATTGCTGGCAGTATTAAATGTATTGGGAATGTAGCTATAGCAGATAGGAAGGTGGCTTTTAATCAACAAATAAATGCAATAATTCCATTAAAATATAAGTTATATTTTTTATATGTATTATTTATAACAACGAAAGAATATATTCAAAATAACTCTACATCATCAATGAAAGGAATGATAAGTAAAGGAAATTTATCAAAATTAGAGTTTATCATCCCCCCACTACAATTACAAAACCAATTTGCAGAAAAAGTACAAACTATAGAAAAACAAAAAGCATTATTAGAGGAATCACTTAAACTAATGGAAGACAACTATAAATCCTTAATGCAAAGGGCATTTAAAGGAGAGTTATTTTAA